From one Streptomyces spiramyceticus genomic stretch:
- a CDS encoding sigma-70 family RNA polymerase sigma factor, with translation MAAAVAGDVQAREQVLAAHLPLVYNVVGRALDGHADVDDVVQDTMLRALNALDDLRDPGAFRSWLIAIAMNQIRRHCSPGARPPVGALDQAREVPDPGADFVELTIWRLGLSGQRREVAEATRWLDADNRELLSLWWLEAAGEITRGELADALGIAPAHAAVRVQRVKEQLEAGRLVVRSLAAVPGCPGLQALTASWDEAPSALWRKRIARHVRDCAGCSGRSGDLVPAEGLLARLSLVPLPLSLSAPESPGMQVTASATPRQRPRTAAVVAVAAVLAAATAVALWPWGPGEGPTAPAPAAVPPQKAAPVRPAPKAPPTARASASAKPTRSPTAVPSPTPPKAIRTQPPARKKPGVEQQVADLVNAHRARRGCPPVRVDPQLRTAAQRHADDMAARNYFEHTGPDGLDPGARISAAGYAWSAWAENIHRGPTTADATVADWMSDAAHRDNILNCRFTHMGIGLTSGPGGPWWTQDFAAH, from the coding sequence GTGGCAGCCGCCGTAGCGGGGGACGTGCAGGCCAGGGAGCAAGTCCTCGCGGCTCACCTGCCGTTGGTCTACAACGTCGTCGGCCGGGCGCTCGACGGTCACGCCGACGTGGACGACGTGGTCCAGGACACCATGCTGCGCGCCCTGAACGCGCTCGACGACCTGCGCGATCCCGGGGCGTTCCGGTCCTGGCTCATCGCGATAGCGATGAATCAGATACGCCGCCACTGCTCGCCCGGCGCCCGCCCTCCCGTCGGCGCGCTCGACCAGGCGCGGGAAGTCCCTGATCCGGGGGCCGACTTCGTGGAGCTCACCATCTGGCGGCTCGGCCTGTCCGGGCAGCGCCGGGAGGTGGCCGAGGCCACCCGCTGGCTCGACGCCGACAACCGGGAGCTGCTGTCGCTGTGGTGGCTGGAGGCGGCGGGCGAGATCACCCGGGGCGAGCTGGCCGATGCCCTCGGGATCGCGCCCGCCCATGCCGCGGTCCGCGTCCAGCGGGTGAAGGAGCAGCTGGAGGCCGGGCGGCTGGTGGTGCGTTCGCTGGCGGCCGTGCCGGGCTGCCCCGGCCTTCAGGCGCTCACCGCGTCGTGGGACGAGGCGCCGTCAGCGCTGTGGCGCAAGCGCATAGCGCGGCATGTGCGGGACTGCGCCGGCTGTTCGGGGCGCTCGGGGGATCTGGTGCCCGCGGAGGGGCTGCTGGCCCGCCTCAGTCTGGTGCCTCTGCCGTTGTCCCTGTCGGCCCCCGAATCACCCGGCATGCAGGTCACCGCGAGCGCCACACCGCGACAGCGCCCCCGTACCGCTGCTGTCGTCGCGGTGGCGGCGGTGCTGGCGGCGGCCACCGCCGTCGCGCTGTGGCCGTGGGGTCCCGGCGAGGGTCCTACGGCTCCGGCCCCGGCGGCAGTGCCCCCGCAGAAGGCGGCTCCCGTACGGCCCGCGCCGAAGGCACCGCCCACGGCGAGAGCATCGGCATCGGCCAAGCCCACGCGGTCCCCCACCGCCGTGCCGTCGCCCACGCCGCCGAAGGCCATCCGCACGCAGCCGCCCGCCCGTAAAAAGCCCGGCGTCGAACAGCAGGTCGCCGACCTGGTCAACGCCCACCGGGCGCGGCGCGGCTGCCCGCCGGTACGCGTCGACCCGCAGCTGCGCACGGCGGCGCAGCGGCACGCGGACGACATGGCCGCCCGCAACTACTTCGAGCACACCGGCCCGGACGGACTCGACCCCGGCGCACGGATCTCCGCCGCGGGCTACGCGTGGAGCGCCTGGGCCGAGAACATCCATCGCGGGCCCACGACGGCCGATGCCACGGTGGCCGACTGGATGAGCGATGCCGCCCACCGGGACAACATCCTCAACTGCCGTTTCACCCACATGGGCATCGGCCTGACGTCAGGCCCGGGCGGCCCCTGGTGGACCCAGGACTTCGCCGCCCACTGA
- a CDS encoding glutamine synthetase family protein, whose translation MDKQQEFVLRTLEERDIRFVRLWFTDVLGFLKSVAVAPAELEQAFDEGIGFDGSAIEGFARVYESDMIAKPDPSTFQILPWRAEAPGTARMFCDILMPDGSPSFADPRYVLKRILAKTSDLGFTFYTHPEIEFFLLKNKPLDGTRPTPADNSGYFDHTPQNVGMDFRRQAITMLESMGISVEFSHHEGAPGQQEIDLRYADALSTADNIMTFRLVMKQVALEQGVQATFMPKPFSEFPGSGMHTHLSLFEGDRNAFYESGSEYQLSKVGRSFIAGLLKHAAEISAVTNQWVNSYKRIWGGSTRTAGSGGEAPSYICWGHNNRSALIRVPMYKPGKTGSARVEVRSIDSGANPYLTYAVLLAAGLKGIEEGYELPPGADDDVWALSDAERRAMGIEPLPQNLGEAIALMERSELVAETLGEHVFDFFLRNKKQEWEEYRSEVTAFELRKNLPVL comes from the coding sequence ATGGATAAGCAGCAGGAATTCGTGCTCCGTACACTTGAGGAGCGCGACATCCGGTTCGTGCGCCTGTGGTTCACCGACGTACTCGGCTTCCTGAAGTCGGTCGCGGTGGCCCCGGCCGAGCTTGAGCAGGCGTTCGACGAGGGCATCGGCTTCGACGGCTCCGCGATCGAGGGCTTCGCCCGGGTGTACGAGTCCGACATGATCGCCAAGCCGGACCCGAGCACCTTCCAGATCCTTCCGTGGCGGGCCGAGGCCCCGGGCACGGCCCGGATGTTCTGCGACATCCTGATGCCGGACGGCTCGCCGTCCTTCGCCGATCCCCGGTACGTGCTGAAGCGCATCCTCGCCAAGACCTCGGACCTGGGCTTCACCTTCTACACCCACCCCGAGATCGAGTTCTTCCTGCTGAAGAACAAGCCGCTCGACGGCACCAGGCCCACCCCCGCCGACAACTCCGGCTACTTCGACCACACCCCGCAGAACGTCGGCATGGACTTCCGCCGCCAGGCGATCACCATGCTCGAATCCATGGGCATCTCGGTCGAGTTCAGCCACCACGAGGGCGCCCCCGGCCAGCAGGAGATCGACCTCCGCTACGCCGACGCGCTCTCGACGGCCGACAACATCATGACGTTCCGCCTGGTCATGAAGCAGGTCGCGCTCGAACAGGGCGTCCAGGCCACCTTCATGCCGAAGCCGTTCTCGGAGTTCCCCGGCTCCGGTATGCACACCCACCTCTCCCTCTTCGAGGGCGACCGCAACGCGTTCTACGAGTCGGGCTCCGAGTACCAGCTCTCCAAGGTCGGCCGTTCCTTCATCGCGGGCCTGCTCAAGCACGCCGCGGAGATCTCGGCCGTCACCAACCAGTGGGTCAACTCGTACAAGCGCATCTGGGGCGGCTCCACCCGGACGGCCGGCTCGGGCGGCGAGGCCCCGTCGTACATCTGCTGGGGCCACAACAACCGCTCCGCGCTGATCCGCGTCCCCATGTACAAGCCCGGCAAGACCGGCTCGGCGCGTGTCGAGGTCCGCTCGATCGACTCCGGCGCGAACCCGTACCTGACCTACGCCGTCCTGCTCGCCGCCGGTCTCAAGGGCATCGAAGAGGGCTACGAGCTGCCCCCGGGCGCCGACGACGACGTCTGGGCACTCTCCGACGCCGAACGCCGCGCCATGGGCATCGAGCCGCTGCCGCAGAACCTCGGCGAGGCGATCGCGCTGATGGAGCGCAGCGAACTCGTCGCCGAGACGCTGGGCGAGCACGTCTTCGACTTCTTCCTCAGGAACAAGAAGCAGGAGTGGGAGGAGTACCGGAGCGAGGTCACCGCCTTCGAGCTCCGCAAGAACCTTCCGGTGCTGTAG
- a CDS encoding MerR family transcriptional regulator, producing the protein MGRAAEMIGTTPAFLRAVGDARLITPLRSEGGHRRYSRYQLRVAARARELVDQGTPIDAACRIVILEDQLEDALRINEQLRRPARHPSAEPQQNI; encoded by the coding sequence ATGGGCCGGGCCGCCGAGATGATCGGCACCACCCCCGCGTTCCTGCGGGCCGTCGGCGACGCACGGCTGATCACCCCCCTTCGCTCCGAGGGCGGCCACCGCCGCTACTCCCGGTACCAGCTGCGGGTGGCGGCCCGCGCCCGCGAGCTGGTCGACCAGGGCACCCCGATCGACGCCGCCTGCCGGATCGTGATCCTCGAAGACCAGCTGGAAGACGCTCTGCGCATCAACGAGCAGCTGCGCCGGCCCGCCCGCCACCCCTCCGCCGAGCCGCAGCAAAATATCTAG
- a CDS encoding cold-shock protein — protein MASGTVKWFNAEKGFGFIEQEGGGADVFAHYSNIATQGFRELQEGQKVTFDVTQGQKGPQAENIVPA, from the coding sequence ATGGCTTCTGGCACCGTGAAGTGGTTCAACGCAGAAAAGGGCTTCGGCTTCATCGAGCAGGAGGGCGGCGGCGCCGACGTCTTCGCTCACTACTCGAACATCGCCACCCAGGGCTTCCGTGAGCTCCAGGAAGGCCAGAAGGTCACCTTCGACGTCACGCAGGGCCAGAAGGGCCCGCAGGCCGAGAACATCGTTCCCGCCTGA